One Nicotiana sylvestris chromosome 12, ASM39365v2, whole genome shotgun sequence genomic window carries:
- the LOC138882996 gene encoding uncharacterized protein, with translation MAAPPNFEEGQSTYRPPRFNVQYYGWWKTRMHDFIMAKDSELWDIICDGPHVPMKKLEETGPMVLKDRKEYSDIDRKAVEKNYRAKKILVGGIGPDEYNRVSACDTDKEIWEALQTAHEGTTQVKQSKIDMLAIEYELVKMKDDESIQDMHTRFTSIINELHSLGDVITRNKLIRKILSVLPGSRESKVNSITEAKDLQTLTMDELIGNLKKYEMKRKKDNERRESKKENNLVLKDESSDSSDEDSDMTYLTK, from the coding sequence atggctgctccacccaactttgaggaaggacaatcaacctacagacctcctagATTCAATGTTCAATACTACGGCTGGTGGAAGACTCgcatgcatgattttataatggcCAAAGACTCAGAACTATGGGACATCAtctgtgatggtccacatgttcctatgaagAAGCTTGAAGAAACTGGACCAATGGTGCTGAAAGACAGAAAAGAGTACAGTGACATTGACAGAAAAGccgtagaaaagaactatcgcgCCAAGAAAATCTTGGTTGGTGGCATAGGACCCGATGAGTACAACAGAGTCTCGGCTTGTGATACTGataaagaaatatgggaagcgttgcaaaccgcacacgaaggaactactcaagtcaaacagtccaagattgacatgctcGCCATAGAGTATGAGCTCGTTaagatgaaggatgatgagtctatacaagatatgcacactagattcacctccatcataaatgagcttcattcacttggagatgtTATTACCAGAAACAAGCTTATAAGGAAAATActcagtgttctacctggttctcgggaaagtaaggtaaattccatcactgaagctaaagatctacaaactctaaccatggatgagttgattggtaatctgaagaaatatgagatgaaaagaaagaaagacaatgAAAGGAGAGAgtcgaagaaggaaaataacctggtactcaaagatgaaagcagtgactcaagtgatgaagatagtgacatgACCTATCTTactaaatga